A single bacterium DNA region contains:
- the dusB gene encoding tRNA dihydrouridine synthase DusB, which produces MLKPLKIGNIRIERPLILAPLAGITNLPFRLVCRKGGAGFVWAEMISSRAFHFRDQRTRDMAVFHPEEHPVAAQVFGRDPDEMAEAARFLEDRGADIVDINMGCPVKKILKSGSGVQLMREPDLARSILAKVVHAVQVPVTVKFRLGWSEEEKNYLELGKALEGEGAAALILHPRTRAQGFTGEARWDAIRELVEAVGVPVIGSGDVATGEEASRMLSQTGCAGAMVGRGALGKPWIFNAMHAYITGIKLGHNGSFSPELVQTHVEMLLDYLPGRRSVGHLRKHLGWYSKGFSGGSGFRREINGLLEPHEIIKAAEYFFEF; this is translated from the coding sequence ATGCTGAAACCGTTAAAGATAGGCAATATCCGGATCGAAAGACCGTTGATCCTGGCCCCCCTCGCGGGTATTACAAACCTGCCCTTTCGCCTCGTCTGCCGCAAGGGCGGGGCAGGTTTCGTGTGGGCCGAGATGATAAGCTCCAGGGCCTTTCATTTCAGGGACCAGCGCACCAGGGACATGGCCGTATTTCACCCGGAGGAACATCCGGTGGCGGCCCAGGTCTTTGGACGTGACCCGGATGAAATGGCTGAGGCGGCCCGTTTTCTTGAGGACCGCGGCGCCGACATTGTGGACATCAATATGGGATGCCCGGTGAAGAAGATCCTCAAAAGCGGCAGCGGCGTTCAGCTCATGAGGGAACCGGACCTTGCAAGGAGCATTTTGGCAAAGGTTGTCCACGCGGTGCAGGTTCCCGTCACTGTGAAGTTTCGACTGGGCTGGTCTGAGGAAGAAAAGAACTACCTCGAACTGGGAAAAGCGCTGGAGGGTGAAGGTGCTGCCGCCCTTATCCTGCATCCCCGGACACGAGCTCAAGGCTTTACAGGAGAGGCCCGCTGGGATGCCATCAGGGAACTTGTGGAGGCGGTGGGTGTTCCGGTCATTGGCAGCGGGGATGTGGCCACTGGGGAGGAAGCCTCCCGAATGCTGTCCCAGACAGGCTGTGCAGGGGCTATGGTAGGAAGGGGCGCCCTGGGAAAACCGTGGATTTTCAACGCAATGCATGCCTATATTACAGGCATCAAACTTGGCCATAACGGGAGTTTCAGCCCGGAACTTGTGCAAACACACGTAGAGATGCTCCTTGACTATCTCCCGGGGAGGCGCAGCGTCGGGCACCTGAGAAAGCATTTGGGATGGTACAGTAAGGGGTTCTCGGGCGGAAGTGGATTTAGAAGGGAGATAAACGGGCTTTTGGAACCACATGAGATTATCAAAGCGGCTGAATATTTTTTCGAATTTTAA
- a CDS encoding MlaD family protein, with protein sequence MKSFKTETYVGLFVLAGFLIFIWGTMQITNIGDDGGYELYAVFDNAAGLDINAPVRMVGVNIGRVKGIDITERKARVVLIIDEGRLVDRDAVVSIRSQGILGDKFVGISPGSSGDYYEKGQVITHTRAGTDLDSLMDSLQTAGTDLSAILSSLRKVIGTEEGERSMTDILQNTRNLTANLDRLTSKLDTMTTENREDIRAVIANIRQVSEDLRNDLPRLTEKFEGAADQVSSVLSDNREGVKETVEQIRRDAELLEETLESVRIIAKRIEDGEGTVGKLINEDETYTSLNETLGSLNKAMKKGEKLQVLVDIHGNYLSEVEGTKGYMVLDIKPTPDKFYRLEIIDDPEGRQTWSETATTTTTTPPGTTITTVKEEVKYEDKLKFSLELGRRFYDTVFRLGYIESSFGFGVDHFWSDDDLRLSLDVWDMDRDVNPQVRLASSFRFMDFFHIDFGAEDLVNDERNPSIFVGLGLSFVDEDLKYLLAKAPLP encoded by the coding sequence ATGAAATCATTCAAGACCGAAACATACGTTGGCCTTTTCGTCCTCGCCGGATTCCTCATCTTTATCTGGGGAACCATGCAGATCACCAACATCGGGGATGACGGCGGTTACGAACTATACGCCGTGTTCGATAACGCGGCCGGCCTGGACATCAACGCGCCGGTGCGCATGGTTGGTGTGAACATTGGCCGGGTGAAAGGAATCGATATCACCGAGCGAAAAGCCCGAGTCGTCCTCATCATTGACGAGGGACGTCTAGTCGATAGGGATGCCGTTGTTTCCATTCGCAGTCAGGGGATCCTTGGTGACAAGTTCGTTGGCATCAGCCCCGGCAGCAGCGGAGACTATTATGAGAAGGGACAGGTCATCACCCACACCCGTGCCGGTACGGATCTCGACAGCCTTATGGACTCCCTCCAGACCGCCGGAACGGATCTTTCGGCCATCCTCTCAAGCCTGAGAAAGGTCATCGGTACCGAGGAGGGGGAACGGTCCATGACCGATATCCTCCAGAACACCAGAAACCTCACCGCCAACCTCGACCGTCTCACTTCCAAGCTCGACACCATGACCACTGAGAACCGGGAGGACATCCGTGCCGTCATCGCGAACATCAGACAGGTCTCTGAGGACCTCCGGAATGATCTTCCCAGACTCACCGAAAAGTTTGAAGGGGCTGCCGACCAGGTCAGCAGCGTCCTGTCCGACAACCGGGAGGGTGTGAAGGAGACGGTAGAACAGATCAGACGTGACGCCGAGTTACTGGAGGAGACTCTCGAATCTGTCAGGATCATAGCCAAACGGATCGAAGATGGCGAAGGCACTGTAGGCAAGCTTATCAACGAGGACGAGACCTATACAAGTCTCAACGAGACCCTCGGGAGCCTTAACAAGGCTATGAAAAAGGGTGAAAAGCTCCAGGTTCTCGTGGACATCCATGGCAACTATCTATCCGAGGTGGAAGGCACCAAAGGTTACATGGTGCTCGACATAAAACCCACACCGGACAAGTTCTACCGACTGGAGATCATAGACGATCCGGAAGGCCGCCAGACGTGGTCAGAAACAGCTACAACAACCACGACCACCCCGCCCGGGACCACGATCACCACTGTTAAGGAGGAGGTCAAGTACGAGGACAAGCTTAAGTTCTCCCTGGAACTGGGGCGGCGGTTCTACGACACTGTCTTCAGGCTCGGGTACATCGAATCCTCTTTCGGTTTTGGAGTCGATCATTTCTGGAGCGACGACGACCTCAGGCTTTCCCTGGACGTGTGGGACATGGACCGCGACGTCAACCCCCAGGTGCGTCTCGCCTCTTCATTCAGATTTATGGATTTTTTCCACATCGATTTTGGAGCCGAAGACCTTGTCAACGACGAGCGGAATCCCTCCATATTTGTTGGCCTTGGCCTGTCCTTCGTGGATGAAGATCTGAAATACCTCCTCGCAAAAGCACCCCTTCCCTGA
- the dnaB gene encoding replicative DNA helicase: MANSGTDIRKVPPQNLEAERAVLGAILMDNESIYAVMEILDSSAFYQPSHRLIFSTMLELSERGDPIDIVTLAERLRSGGGLDKAGGPDYIPTLADEVPTAAGVVNYATIVREKATLRSLIEASTEIVHNCFETPGEVDQVLDDAERRIFAISEERIRSGFLSMKEIVKSSFKTIELLYEKKEHITGVPSGFADIDDLTSGFQPSDLIIIAGRPSMGKTAFCLSIAQYASMHKEKTVAVFSLEMAKEQLVMRMLCSEARIDAHRLRSGFLGQTDWPKLSTAAGRLADAAIYIDDTPAINSMEMRAKTRRLKAEKGLDLVIVDYLQLMSGRRSDSREQEISEISRSLKALAKELGIPVLALSQLNRGVESRVDKRPILADLRESGAIEQDADVIMFIYRDEVYNKDTMDKGIAEVIIGKQRNGPVGTKKLTWLDKYTRFEDLTTRDQY, from the coding sequence ATGGCTAATTCCGGCACCGACATCAGAAAGGTTCCTCCGCAGAATCTCGAGGCAGAAAGAGCCGTCCTCGGGGCCATCCTGATGGATAATGAGAGCATTTATGCTGTCATGGAGATCCTCGATTCATCTGCCTTCTACCAGCCATCCCATCGCCTCATATTCAGCACCATGCTGGAACTGAGCGAACGGGGCGACCCCATAGACATCGTAACTCTTGCTGAACGTTTGCGCTCTGGGGGAGGCCTCGATAAAGCCGGGGGCCCAGACTACATACCCACTCTGGCTGACGAGGTGCCAACCGCGGCCGGCGTGGTCAACTATGCCACCATAGTCAGGGAAAAGGCGACCCTTAGAAGTCTCATCGAAGCATCAACCGAGATCGTGCACAATTGTTTCGAAACTCCGGGAGAGGTAGATCAGGTCCTGGATGACGCTGAACGCCGTATCTTTGCCATCTCTGAGGAACGTATCCGTTCCGGTTTCCTTTCCATGAAGGAGATCGTCAAAAGCAGCTTCAAGACCATCGAATTACTGTACGAGAAGAAGGAACATATAACCGGTGTCCCCTCCGGCTTCGCCGATATCGATGATCTCACCTCGGGTTTCCAACCTTCTGATCTCATTATCATCGCCGGGCGCCCGTCCATGGGTAAAACGGCCTTCTGCCTCAGTATTGCCCAGTATGCGTCTATGCACAAAGAGAAGACTGTGGCCGTTTTCAGCCTCGAAATGGCCAAGGAACAGTTGGTTATGAGGATGCTGTGTTCCGAAGCCCGCATCGATGCCCACCGGCTTCGAAGCGGTTTCCTCGGACAGACGGACTGGCCCAAACTGAGCACCGCAGCCGGAAGGCTGGCCGATGCCGCTATCTATATCGATGACACCCCGGCCATTAATTCCATGGAGATGAGGGCCAAAACGAGACGCCTTAAGGCCGAAAAAGGCCTGGACCTGGTGATCGTGGACTATCTTCAGCTCATGTCTGGTCGCCGCAGCGACAGTCGGGAGCAGGAGATCTCAGAGATCAGTCGTTCCCTCAAGGCTCTGGCAAAGGAGCTCGGGATCCCGGTCCTGGCGCTTTCTCAGCTCAACCGCGGTGTGGAAAGCCGTGTGGATAAAAGACCCATCCTTGCCGACCTCCGGGAATCCGGAGCTATCGAACAGGACGCCGACGTGATCATGTTCATCTACAGGGACGAGGTCTACAACAAAGACACCATGGATAAAGGGATCGCCGAGGTCATTATTGGAAAGCAGCGTAACGGCCCGGTAGGAACAAAAAAACTGACCTGGCTTGACAAATATACACGATTCGAAGACCTCACAACCCGGGATCAGTACTGA
- a CDS encoding ABC transporter permease has translation MISGLNWIGTGTLSYLDEAGTSLLLLIKVLRALFKRPFPIRLTLEQMEEVGVRSLPVVIITAIFTGAVLALQTYSGFKRFGAEGLVGTVVALSMTRELGPVLASIMVAGRVGSSMAAELGTMRVTEQIDALITMATDPVHYLVVPRFVAAFIMLPFLVVFADLLGIIGGYIVAVKVLGTSSTIYINRTLQYLEFSDVSVGIVKAAVFGMIIALIGCQMGFYTEGGAEGVGRATTKAVVGASILILISNYFLTAFLF, from the coding sequence ATGATCTCCGGCCTGAACTGGATCGGCACCGGCACTTTGTCTTATCTCGATGAGGCGGGGACGAGCCTTCTTCTGCTTATCAAAGTGCTTCGCGCCCTTTTCAAGCGCCCCTTTCCTATCCGACTAACACTGGAGCAAATGGAAGAGGTGGGGGTCCGTTCCCTGCCGGTAGTCATCATCACAGCGATCTTTACAGGAGCAGTCCTGGCCCTGCAGACTTACAGCGGTTTTAAGCGGTTCGGTGCGGAGGGGCTGGTAGGAACGGTGGTAGCCCTTTCAATGACGAGAGAACTCGGGCCGGTCCTCGCAAGCATCATGGTGGCCGGTCGGGTGGGTTCATCTATGGCCGCAGAACTGGGGACCATGAGGGTTACGGAGCAGATCGATGCCTTGATCACCATGGCTACCGACCCGGTCCACTACCTGGTCGTACCCAGGTTCGTGGCTGCCTTCATTATGCTCCCCTTCCTCGTGGTATTCGCGGACCTTCTGGGCATCATCGGCGGCTATATCGTCGCCGTGAAAGTCCTTGGAACCAGCAGTACCATCTACATCAACAGGACCCTCCAGTACCTGGAGTTTTCAGACGTATCCGTCGGAATTGTGAAAGCCGCAGTTTTTGGCATGATCATCGCCCTTATCGGGTGCCAGATGGGCTTTTATACCGAAGGCGGCGCCGAGGGGGTAGGACGAGCGACTACCAAAGCGGTGGTGGGCGCATCCATCCTCATTCTTATCTCCAACTATTTCCTCACCGCATTCCTGTTCTGA
- a CDS encoding ABC transporter ATP-binding protein, with amino-acid sequence MSDQPTIRIRDLKKSFGDKVVLDGANLDVWPGESVVVIGQSGVGKSVLIKCIIGILTPDSGTIEIDGENITAPGFKNMDIVRRKFGMLFQYAALFDSLTVWENVGFALTRHTKMKTGQIREIAEEKLRMVGLPGTLDLMPSELSGGMRKRVGLARAIAMEPAIMLYDEPTTGLDPIRGDSINDLIIQLREELGVASVTITHDMISAYKIADRITMLYKGKLIATGTPDEIRGSDNPYVQQFIHGRAEGPIRDE; translated from the coding sequence ATGAGTGATCAACCAACCATACGGATCCGTGATCTGAAGAAATCCTTCGGGGACAAGGTCGTCCTGGACGGGGCCAATCTGGACGTTTGGCCGGGGGAGAGCGTGGTCGTCATCGGCCAGAGCGGTGTTGGGAAAAGTGTGCTTATCAAGTGCATTATCGGCATCCTGACACCTGATTCGGGAACAATTGAGATCGACGGCGAGAACATCACCGCACCTGGTTTCAAAAACATGGATATAGTACGCCGGAAGTTCGGCATGCTGTTTCAGTACGCCGCCCTTTTTGACTCTCTGACGGTCTGGGAAAATGTCGGGTTCGCCCTCACCCGGCATACCAAAATGAAAACCGGCCAGATTCGGGAGATTGCCGAAGAGAAACTTCGAATGGTAGGTTTGCCCGGCACCCTGGACCTTATGCCTTCGGAGCTATCAGGAGGGATGAGGAAACGGGTGGGCCTCGCCAGGGCTATCGCCATGGAACCGGCTATCATGCTTTATGACGAACCTACCACGGGTCTGGATCCTATCAGAGGGGATTCCATCAACGACCTCATCATCCAGCTCCGGGAAGAGTTGGGCGTGGCCTCTGTCACCATTACCCACGATATGATAAGCGCCTACAAGATCGCCGACAGGATCACCATGCTCTACAAGGGGAAGCTTATCGCCACCGGCACCCCTGATGAGATCCGCGGCAGCGACAACCCTTACGTCCAGCAGTTCATCCACGGCAGGGCGGAAGGGCCAATTAGAGACGAGTAG
- a CDS encoding ATP-binding protein: MSIESHLTDSLVEGLFLFDTKGRLVRVNPSGERILGRSFRSVVNKDAAKVFPGNIELDEMVKACLSETRAMVHSGITMPGPEGKTIDLSVSVSPIQEPDGTLVGTALLVRDETILRDMDRSYRRADQLAIFSVLNLGMAHEIKNPLGGIKGATQLLSSELTPDSPMMEYCEVILREVDRIDGLLETLLAAVPRGELRTSEINIHEILDEVIHLLELSEETAGLSFLRIYDPSLPTLHGDRNGLIQVFLNLLKNSVEASASGGEITIKTQVPVGGPVGTSAAPRSGARGGFLEIVVMDDGQGFDPDIKEYTTFFVTTKSKGVGLGLAISEQIIHDHGGSLVLDNRKEGGAEVRVFLPLKAG, encoded by the coding sequence ATGTCCATAGAATCACACCTGACAGACTCACTAGTCGAGGGTCTTTTTCTCTTCGACACCAAGGGTCGCCTGGTCCGGGTCAATCCGTCCGGTGAGCGGATCCTTGGCCGATCGTTCAGGTCCGTTGTTAACAAAGATGCGGCCAAGGTCTTTCCCGGGAACATCGAACTGGATGAAATGGTAAAAGCGTGCCTGAGCGAGACCAGGGCCATGGTTCACAGCGGCATCACCATGCCCGGTCCGGAAGGGAAAACGATCGACCTTTCCGTAAGCGTATCGCCGATCCAGGAACCCGATGGCACTCTTGTGGGAACCGCCCTCCTTGTTCGTGATGAGACCATTTTACGGGACATGGATCGCTCCTATCGGCGAGCGGATCAACTGGCCATATTTAGCGTTCTGAACCTCGGCATGGCCCACGAGATCAAAAATCCACTCGGCGGGATCAAGGGAGCCACCCAGCTCCTCAGTTCGGAACTTACACCGGACAGCCCGATGATGGAGTACTGTGAAGTCATACTACGGGAGGTGGACCGTATCGACGGACTCCTTGAAACCCTCCTCGCTGCTGTCCCCAGAGGGGAACTCCGCACTTCGGAGATAAATATCCACGAAATACTCGATGAGGTCATACACCTTCTGGAACTGTCCGAGGAAACAGCCGGCCTGTCGTTCCTTCGTATCTATGACCCCAGCCTGCCTACTTTGCACGGTGACCGGAACGGTCTCATCCAGGTGTTTTTGAACCTGCTTAAGAACTCCGTTGAAGCGTCCGCATCGGGAGGTGAGATCACTATCAAGACACAGGTCCCGGTTGGCGGACCCGTTGGCACTTCGGCTGCGCCCCGGTCGGGAGCCAGGGGAGGATTTCTGGAAATAGTGGTCATGGACGATGGGCAGGGGTTCGACCCTGACATAAAAGAATACACCACTTTCTTCGTGACCACCAAGTCCAAGGGAGTGGGGCTGGGCCTTGCCATCAGCGAACAGATCATCCACGATCATGGCGGCTCCCTTGTCCTGGACAATCGGAAAGAGGGGGGAGCGGAGGTTCGCGTATTTCTTCCGCTCAAGGCGGGATAA
- the radA gene encoding DNA repair protein RadA, translating to MARRSSVFVCQKCGTNSPKWMGRCPDCSTWGSMIEEIRDSGRDKRSSTTAADPVSITNIPEDSSQRVFTGLEELDRVLGGGMVPGSVILLGGDPGIGKSTLILQILAQLAAAGQKVLYVTAEESMRQIRMRAQRVGSESENLMVLAETDFAAVTQTIRKFMPDTVVLDSVQALYHPDIGSSSGTISQVREIAGEAVALAKGNDITIWLIGHVTKEGAIAGPRTLEHLVDTVLYFEGDSSHAYRILRAVKNRYGSTNEIALLEMTGQGLIQITDPAGLFLPTGGRRSPGSAIVMGVEGTRPLLVEVQALVAQTPFPNPRRTVSGSELSRVLLILAVLDKRAGIQTGGLDVFVNIAGGLKLTEPATDLGLALALVSSVFEKPIIEHTAVCGEIGLAGEVRPVARLEARIREALRLGLTRVIVPDADIDKLPTIKGMEIVPVETVEDAIQASF from the coding sequence ATGGCACGCCGCAGCAGCGTATTTGTATGTCAGAAGTGCGGCACCAACTCCCCGAAATGGATGGGCCGTTGCCCTGACTGCTCGACATGGGGGTCCATGATCGAGGAGATCCGTGATTCCGGGCGCGATAAGCGGTCATCCACAACTGCAGCGGATCCTGTCTCCATCACAAATATCCCTGAAGACTCCTCCCAACGCGTTTTCACCGGTCTCGAAGAGCTGGACAGGGTTCTGGGCGGCGGTATGGTTCCCGGTTCCGTCATCCTTCTGGGAGGTGATCCCGGCATAGGCAAATCCACCCTCATTCTTCAGATCCTCGCTCAACTGGCTGCTGCCGGTCAAAAAGTTCTTTACGTGACCGCAGAAGAATCCATGCGCCAGATCCGAATGAGGGCACAGAGAGTGGGCTCGGAAAGCGAAAACCTCATGGTCCTGGCCGAGACCGATTTTGCCGCAGTCACGCAAACCATCAGAAAGTTTATGCCGGACACAGTTGTTCTGGACTCGGTCCAGGCTCTTTACCATCCCGATATCGGCTCATCTTCCGGCACCATCAGCCAGGTCAGAGAGATTGCGGGTGAGGCTGTTGCCCTTGCCAAAGGCAATGATATTACCATCTGGCTCATCGGCCATGTTACCAAAGAGGGCGCTATCGCCGGGCCAAGAACTCTGGAACACCTGGTGGACACGGTCCTGTACTTCGAAGGAGATTCAAGCCACGCCTACCGTATCTTAAGAGCGGTCAAGAACAGGTACGGTTCCACAAACGAGATCGCCCTGCTGGAGATGACGGGCCAGGGACTCATCCAGATAACCGATCCTGCAGGCCTGTTTCTGCCCACAGGCGGACGAAGGTCACCGGGTTCCGCCATTGTCATGGGAGTTGAGGGGACTCGTCCTCTCCTGGTGGAGGTCCAGGCCCTTGTGGCTCAGACACCGTTTCCCAACCCCAGGCGCACGGTATCGGGTTCGGAACTTTCCCGGGTGCTCCTGATCCTGGCTGTACTGGATAAACGTGCCGGGATTCAGACAGGCGGGCTGGACGTTTTCGTTAATATCGCCGGCGGCCTCAAGCTAACCGAACCTGCTACGGACCTTGGCCTCGCCCTTGCCCTGGTTTCCAGTGTTTTTGAAAAACCCATCATTGAGCACACAGCTGTTTGCGGGGAAATCGGCCTGGCGGGAGAGGTTCGCCCCGTGGCACGGTTGGAAGCCAGGATCAGAGAGGCTTTACGCCTTGGCCTTACCAGGGTTATCGTACCCGACGCCGATATTGACAAACTTCCCACGATAAAAGGGATGGAGATCGTCCCGGTTGAGACGGTTGAGGACGCCATACAGGCTTCATTTTAG
- the alr gene encoding alanine racemase encodes MPGRDTDRGTCWIDIDLAALRSNFHIAEKHLEGNPPILAVVKANAYGHGAVPVSRALLEEGASILGVATVDEARELREGGIRGRILILGRMVQADIQAALRWHTEITLQHPEMARWVSETATSKGVTVPVHLKVDTGMTRLGFYWETAYEEILKVLELPGLDLCCVFTHFANADLGDREFTQKQILRFEELQAKLENTGLKVCHHISNSAAILTGQTPEGCGARPGIMLYGASPSANIPSEKLRPVLSWKCRVLQIKKVPEGTGISYGHDFITTRPSRIATISVGYADGYLRCLTNRGQVLISGKRAPVVGRVTMDMTMVDVTDLSEEISAGDEVVVLGSQGEDNISAEEVAAWADTINYEIFCALSHRVPRYYLDGR; translated from the coding sequence ATGCCGGGCAGGGACACCGATAGAGGTACCTGCTGGATCGACATCGATCTGGCTGCCTTAAGATCCAATTTCCACATCGCCGAAAAGCACCTGGAAGGAAACCCACCCATCCTGGCGGTGGTAAAGGCCAACGCCTATGGGCACGGGGCCGTCCCGGTAAGCAGAGCCCTTCTCGAGGAGGGGGCCTCTATCCTGGGGGTGGCCACGGTGGATGAAGCCCGCGAACTTCGCGAGGGCGGGATCCGGGGCAGGATCCTTATCCTGGGCAGAATGGTGCAAGCTGACATCCAGGCAGCCCTGAGATGGCACACCGAGATCACCCTCCAGCATCCTGAAATGGCCCGCTGGGTTTCAGAAACGGCTACCAGCAAGGGAGTCACCGTACCGGTGCACCTGAAGGTGGACACCGGCATGACACGGCTGGGGTTTTATTGGGAAACGGCCTACGAGGAGATTTTGAAGGTCCTGGAACTTCCGGGCCTCGACCTTTGCTGTGTCTTCACTCACTTTGCCAACGCCGACCTGGGAGACAGGGAGTTTACTCAAAAACAGATCCTCAGGTTCGAGGAACTGCAGGCCAAGCTGGAAAATACTGGCCTTAAGGTCTGTCATCATATCTCCAACTCAGCCGCCATCCTCACCGGGCAGACCCCTGAAGGGTGCGGAGCCCGTCCCGGGATCATGCTCTACGGAGCATCTCCCTCCGCCAATATCCCCAGCGAAAAACTCCGGCCCGTCCTTTCGTGGAAGTGCAGGGTCCTTCAGATCAAGAAGGTCCCCGAAGGCACCGGGATCAGCTACGGACACGATTTCATCACCACCCGCCCCAGCCGCATCGCCACGATCTCCGTTGGCTACGCCGATGGTTACCTGCGGTGCCTGACCAACAGGGGGCAGGTTCTCATAAGTGGCAAGCGCGCCCCGGTAGTGGGGCGTGTAACCATGGATATGACCATGGTGGATGTGACTGACCTGTCGGAGGAAATAAGCGCCGGTGACGAAGTTGTCGTCCTCGGCTCCCAGGGTGAAGATAACATTTCAGCCGAGGAGGTGGCTGCCTGGGCTGATACGATCAATTACGAGATCTTCTGCGCACTTTCTCACCGGGTTCCCCGGTATTATCTGGATGGACGATAG
- a CDS encoding multiheme c-type cytochrome, whose amino-acid sequence MGGLPRRAAFITQEKAEGTDTLILDSGNLVADKPLAKPSLEPAEAKARLILEAMDRMGYAAAAIGEMDLYLGLDLLRSLNESTKLQFLSSNLTDNKGNTIFEPYRLLKAGGLTVGVIGLTAPPSDKGLFFKRMPGAEVKDPLPAAREAVEKIRDKCDLIVVISNLGFSKDLQLAKSVPGIDVLITGGTKRFMKNPVIQERTLITSGFYEGRAVGKLLLHLDGEIKGWISRNELEFLDKQIETAQTKTSTPAGQRALDSLIEKRESAIRLTPYEPAMVNLDPSFSDDPQILNMISDYRKSLSKNSVSSQGPAASNEEQVRYTGPKACADCHESRYRFWLTTDHSRAFDSLAPKDAGADPDCIPCHVTGYERRTGYWPKAPREDLRGVQCEACHGIGSLHVKSPDLYSLLHLPAAPQCLDCHTQNQDDDFDYFRDRLLVCSEDMPK is encoded by the coding sequence GTGGGGGGTCTTCCCCGCCGAGCCGCATTTATCACCCAGGAGAAGGCAGAAGGGACCGATACCCTTATCCTGGACTCCGGCAACCTTGTTGCAGATAAACCTCTTGCAAAACCCTCCCTCGAACCGGCAGAGGCCAAAGCCAGGCTGATCCTGGAGGCCATGGACCGCATGGGCTATGCAGCCGCTGCCATCGGCGAAATGGACCTCTACCTGGGCCTCGATCTACTGCGCTCCTTAAACGAGTCGACAAAGCTCCAGTTCCTGTCCTCCAACCTCACTGATAACAAGGGCAATACCATTTTCGAACCTTACCGCCTCCTGAAGGCAGGGGGATTGACCGTAGGCGTCATAGGACTTACAGCCCCTCCCTCCGATAAAGGACTGTTCTTCAAACGTATGCCCGGTGCCGAGGTCAAAGATCCATTGCCGGCTGCCAGGGAAGCAGTTGAAAAAATCCGGGATAAATGCGACCTCATCGTTGTGATTTCCAACCTGGGCTTTTCAAAGGACCTCCAGCTGGCTAAATCGGTTCCCGGCATTGATGTTCTCATAACCGGCGGGACCAAGCGTTTTATGAAAAACCCTGTCATTCAGGAGAGGACACTCATTACCTCCGGATTCTACGAAGGCAGAGCTGTCGGCAAGCTCTTATTACACCTGGATGGCGAAATCAAGGGATGGATATCCCGAAACGAGCTTGAGTTTCTGGATAAGCAGATTGAGACTGCTCAGACCAAGACTAGCACACCGGCGGGCCAGAGAGCCCTGGACAGCCTCATCGAAAAGAGAGAATCTGCGATCAGGTTGACCCCTTACGAACCGGCTATGGTAAACCTGGATCCTTCCTTTTCTGACGACCCGCAGATATTGAATATGATCAGCGATTACAGGAAAAGTCTTTCAAAAAACTCTGTCAGCAGTCAGGGACCAGCCGCCTCCAATGAGGAACAGGTACGTTACACAGGACCCAAAGCCTGTGCCGATTGTCATGAATCCAGATACCGTTTCTGGCTCACCACAGACCATTCCAGAGCCTTCGATTCACTTGCGCCCAAAGATGCAGGGGCAGACCCCGATTGTATTCCCTGCCACGTTACAGGGTACGAGCGGCGCACCGGCTACTGGCCCAAAGCACCAAGGGAGGACCTTCGCGGCGTCCAGTGTGAAGCTTGCCACGGTATAGGTTCCCTCCACGTGAAATCACCGGACCTTTACAGCCTTCTCCACCTCCCGGCTGCTCCCCAGTGCCTGGATTGCCACACCCAAAATCAGGATGATGATTTTGATTATTTCCGGGACCGGCTCCTGGTGTGTTCGGAAGATATGCCAAAATAA